The genomic window GTCAGGAAATCTTCCTCAGGAGACAAATGATGCGATGGTGGTACTCATAGCTAAAGTAGGCAAACCGGAGAAAATAACTCAGTTTAGACCCATCAGTTTATGTAATGTGTTATTGGAAATCATTACTAACACAATGGTGGAGAGATTGAAGAGTGTAATAACTAAGCTGATAGGCCCTTCTCAAACTAGTTTCATTCCGGGGAGGCTTAGCACGGACAATATTGAAATTGTGGAAGAGGATGTACACTCCATGCGATGTAAGAAGGGACACAAAGGATGCATGTTGTTGAAGTTTGATCTGGAGAAAGCATATGATCGAGTTAGGTGGGACTTCTTGGAAGACACCTTGGAGATTGCAGGTCTTTCTAATACATGGGTCTGATGGATTATGCAATGTGTAGAGGGACCATCCATGAGCTTGCTTTGGAATGGGGAACAGAAAGAGCTGTTTAAAGCAAGGCAAGGGTTGCGGCAAGGAGACTTGTTGTCCTTGTATctgtttgttttatgtatggAGCGCCTGTGCCACTTGATTGATGGAGCAATAGCAGGAAAAAGGTGGAAGCCTATATGTTTATCACAGTCGGGGCCAAAACTGTCACATATATGCTTCGCATATGATTTGATTCTCTTCGCTGAAGCTTCAGTAGCTCAAGTCCGAGTGATTCAGAGTGTTTTGGAAAAGTGTTGTATTGCGTCGGGACAGAAAGTGAGTCTTGAGAAATCTAAAATCTACTTCTCGGATAATGTTTCGCGAGAGCTTGGGCAACAAATCAGTAATGAGAGCGGTATAAAGTCAACCAAAGAATTGGGAAAATATATGGGTATGCCCATTTTGCAAAAGAGGATTAATAAGGCAACCTTTGGTGACATCCTTGAGAGAGTTTCAACTCGGTTGGCAGGGTGGAGAGGCAGAACTTTGAGCCTGGCGGGAAGAGTGACGCTCATAAAATCAGTGATATCATCTATTCTGGTGCACACTATATAAGTGATTAAGCGGCCACAATCGACTTTGGAGAGTTTGGACAGATTAGCCAGGAATTTCCTTTGGCAAAGTATAGCGGACAAAAAGAAGCAACATTTGGTGGCCTAGAAAAGAGTTTGTTTACCGAAATGGGATGGTGATTTAGGCATTCAGTTTGCGAAAGAAATGAATATAGCGCTTATTGCTAAGATAGGGTGGCGAGTGCTTCATGATATCTCAAGTCTCTTGGTGCAAGTTGTGAGAAAGAAGTATAAGGTGGGATTAATTCAGGATCAGTCTTGGATGGTGGCAAAGAGTAATTGGTCCTCAACATGGCGGAGTGTGGGAATTGGGATCCGGGAAGTAGTGTATCCGGGCTATAGCTGGGTCATTGGTGACGGGCGACAAATCAGATTTTGGAGGGATAAGTGGTTGTCATCAACACCGTTACTGGATGAAGTGATAGGGGATCTACAAGAGGGATATGAATCACAGATGGCTCATGATCTGTGGAATGATGGTGCTGGGTGGGATCTTCAGCGCATCTCTCCGTATGTTACAAAAGTGAAGCGGCTGGAGTTAGCGTCCATAGTGCTGGATAGGGTCACTGGGGCAAAGGATAGAGTTTCTTGAAGCGGTAATGCTGATGGGCGGTTTTCAGTTAAGTCAGCCTATGCTTTACTAACACAAGATGACTCGCCAAGACAGGATATACGAACTTTCTTCATGAGAGTGTGGAGAGTGGTTGTGCCTGAAAGAGTAAGGGTATTTCTCTGGTTGGATGCAAATCAGGTGATCATGACCAATGAGGAGAGGAGGAGAAGACACCTTTGTGACTTGGATATTTGTTAGGTTTGTAAGGGAGGTACATAATCTGTTCTACATGTGCTTCGTGACTGCCCAGCAATGGCAAGAATTTGGGCTCGCATTATGCCAATAAGGTGAAGACATGCTTTTTCACGTAGTCCTTGTATGAATGGCTCTATGAGAATTTATGTGAAGGAGTCAGAACTAAGGATGCAGTCTGGGCAACGGTTTTTGCAGTGGCTGTTTGGTGGGGATGGAAATAGCGCTGCGGGAATGTGTTTGGTGAGCAACATAAATGTCGAGATAGGGTCCGTTTTTTAAAGGAGCTGGCTGTGGAGGTTAGTGTGGCGAATGAGACGAAATCAGATGGAGGTATCAGGGAGAATCGAGTCGACCAGCAGATCGGGTGGCGGGTACCTAGTGCTGGTTGGTATAAGCTCAATATGGATGGTGCCTCTAGAGGGAATCCGGGTTTAGCTGCTGCCGGTGGCGCGTTGCGGGATAGTAATGGGGAGTGATGTGGCGGGTTTGGGGTTAATATTGGGCGATATTCTTTACCGTTGGCTGAGTTGTGGGGTGTCTACTATGGGATGTACACAGAATTGGAGAAACGGGTCACACGACTAAAGTTGGAAGTAGATTCAGAGATGGTGGTAGGGTTTATAAGGACGGGGATAGGAGAGGCTCATCCGTTGTCATTCCTGGTGCGGTTGTGCTATGGCTTTTTGGTTAAGGACTGGACAGTCCGAATTTGTCATGTGTATAGGGAAGCTAACTCTCTTGCCGATGTGTTAGCTAACTATGTGTTTTCACTTCTGTTAGgagttcatatttttttttctgttctgcTTTGTGTTAAGACGATTATGAGGGATGATGTCGACGGAACTACGTTTCCACGACAAGTCCGTGTTTGAGctgttttagtttaatattaataaaatccGGGGATTTAGTTTAATACAAACTTCCtataactaaactaaaaaaagaaattcaaactCAATATGATGcatattaaaatttagtagTTATCtaggaaaaggaaaaatatatatagttcaagaaatttaaacattaaaatagatatatatgtttctaaaAGTCCCAACTATTAGTTAGAATGAAAAATTGTgatgaaaaaatatgaatacaaCATAACATACCttgtgaaaataaaaaatttaaatgaatatatcaattcttttttaaaagatactttttcaaattattgaaaaatatattttacaaagataacaagaaaaaggCACAACTATAAAAGATATTTCTTCAGGGTATAGTCTTAGCAATCTGATATCTCTTTATAAACCAAATTACCAATTTTGAATTAATGTTAAAGAACAAAAGTGTGGTAAATATCTAGGAATATGGACAAATATATAGAGTTAAACAGATAGGAAGATTTATATTGAcactaattttcttaaaagataCAACTATTGGAAAGAAAATTTgtgatgaaaaaaatacaaataaaatattgtgAAAACCACAATTTTTAATGACTAGATACAATTTTGTAAAGGATTCAACTCTAGAAGATATTATTTTCCaattattaaaactaaaactaaaatatttaacaaagaCTTATAATGAAAAGACACAACGATATAAGGTATCCGATTTggataaaaactaattaacaatatttttgtaaacagTAGTTACGATGAAAAGACGCAATCTGTTGAAAGACACAATTTTAAATGACTAGatgcatttaaaaaaatacaactatAACTATAGAAGATTTTCGCTCtgattattaaaattgaataaaaatattgaatgaaaAGAATACAATGAAAAGatgtaattatatatgtattagcATAGGTGAAACCTAAATATATGGAAGTATGGAAACGCTGATTTTCTGGAAGTTCAACAAGAGATTTAGACGCAAACAATATATTAAAGTGTATTGAAAGTgaaattttaagagatttgtGTAGAACTTATAAATCCTATGTTGTTCAAAcatggattttaaaaagtcCCATGAAATCCAGTGTTGTTAAACTaatgatttcaaaatccaACTTAAAATCTactattattgaaaataatttatggattttgattttaatgattttggaGGATTTAAGGGGATTTGAGAGGATTTCCTTagttaaaaatacagaaatctAAATCTCATGGTTTAAGGTGAAATTTGAatggattttacaaaaattatataaacttccttaaaatcatccaaatcatttaaaaactcaagaaaactcaaatcactttaaattctaatttgaaTACATCCCCCTAAGTGCTTTGAGGACATGATCAAAATCACTAAGAGCTTCCTTTTGTGAAGCATTTATGTTTAGGTTAAATGTTATTCTTTCATTTAGGCGGTCTACCATTTAAAACCGACCTGTTTGCCAGTTCGTTCAGCATAATTTGATCTCTACCTCGATTTTACCTTGGTCATTGTCTATATCAAATtactttatataaaatctaaacacggagagaagagaaaaaaggaaaaacgacaagaaaaaaatattaatatgcatgtttgataaaatataatttgcataaagtttttaaacttttaaacaaaataagctTAACTCACATTAATTTAGGGCATCTAGTCTGTAAAGAACTCACTAATCTTTGATTATATGGGAATTTTTTGGTAAAGCTTTCATTTCAATATTTACTTTTCCGTTTTGGATTAGTCACTAACAAATCTTGCTGGTTTGTCGTTTTTCATCTAGTCCATGCGTAAGTGGAAAAGACAAACCAGCAAAACGACTAAACGAGACATCGTTAGAGAATTAATACAAGGTCCATGGGCttaacttttaaaaccttttgtgTTCTGCTTTTCGGTTATATCTCAAACGAACTTGCTCGGAGAACTGTTTTGGGCCTTCATATACGACAATTATCTggatataaataaaatacttcAAATTTGTTACACCACTTAATACTTTTAATATCTAGGTTGTACAtgatatatgaaaatgtataTTAGAATTATGGGTGTGAGTAATTTATCTACGTTATTTCTTGCAGATAAgcaaaaaccaacaaaattgtgaaaattcaaacaaaaactaattattttctGTGAAAGAGTTCCCATGTTGCTGTCATGTGTGTCTGATCCATTTCCCTCTTTACagccaaaataaacaaacaaacaaaacaatttcatcataaaattttaagacAATTTGATCAAACACATTGAAAATCACAATGTGACCAATAATGGAGAAGTTGTCTCGAAGGAGACGTTTCATCAGTCATCACACATGCCATGATAGACCTATTTTCATTTACACCACTTTGATTCATGACAGCATTCAGTAgtacatttctttttatataaccACAAAAATCCAAGCATACAATACATAAATCGTTCAAGTTTAAGaaaatactaataataataataaaagaaaccaCTCATTGATGTGCAATTAGTAAAATCAACCTTTCCCAAGCgtggttttttgtttgaactcaaactttatatgaataaattcttccttttttgttgtaatgaATTTCTTCTGTACGGAATTCATTTCCTATTTTTACAGTGGTATGAGAGTAGCGTCCAACGtaacttaaataaaaaagtttttaatgtAAACATAGTTTTAGTATGCCAATAATCACCGAAGCATGCATGTAGCTAAGTAGATAATGGGAAATGATTTCTTATAGATGGACAATAATAATCGAGAAcataattagagaaaaatacaTATGTTAATCTTCatgttgaaaaacaaaaccattaaaataatcaaacaccCTTTGCTCGAGGCATAAAAAAACCTCAacacaaaaaggaaagaaaactataatcaAATCCAACATATACAATCAACTTCAAAAAATTACTTCTTTTTATGAGACCTACTCTTGttttcactctttttcttctcttttttcctagATATAAGATTACCAATATTCTTATCATCTATACGATGACTATAAACATCATTACTTTCACCTTTCCCATTCCTTAGAGCGAGACCTTCTCTACGTTTACCTCTATTGCTCGTTTGGTGATAACTTGGCCCGGAAGAAGCATCGGAAGCCATCGAATCATCGCTGTCTTTGTTGATTTCGTATTCATTCGCATATTTTCTACGATCTTTTTCGATGATATGCCCTTCATAATAGACCTCATCAATcacctcttcctcttcttcctccatacGCGAAGAAATATACGTGGTCCATCCGGACTCGCTGCTGCTACATTCTTCTCTCTCCATGGATgactcaagaaccctaatcttgagagagagagagagagagagagagagagagagagagagagagagagagagagagagtgagagagagagagagagtttaaGTTGTAGTGTTTTTGCTTGTATAATGGAATGTATATATAAGTGTCCCataaataatatgtaattGCATGTGCGTGGAAGAAGACTCGtgtgttttcatttgtttaataCGCTAAGGACAGCTTATGTCTAACGTATAAAGTTATTTCCGACATAACTCGAAGAAGAATAGCtgttttttatgaaaaagGGTTTGTCTTCTATAAGTTATGATTTATGTGTAGTCTTAGTCTTCGTAATAGTGTGAGCatgttgaaaaataaatgctaattaatataattaatgtgTTTCGGTTAGAGAAAGTGAAGTGGTTTAAGTTCACATTGTGGCATGAGGGAAATGTATCTTTACACTAAGAATTCTCTGTAATGAAACCAAACACGCATGCATCTTTATGGAGATTGGATGTTTGATTCAAATCAAACCATGTTGTCGAACATGTTAGGATCATGCATGCCCCctcttatttttctctttttattctcATCAGATTCGTATATATAGTGTATAACCAATTATTGATAagtttgataaaatatttatatcatatttttgtgGAGAAGTGTTTTATATCATATGCTCTCAAAACCGTTTTAGTGGAACAATgggtgtttttttctttaaattatgGGGGAATGCAAAATTAAAAGTGGttctttctttaaat from Arabidopsis thaliana chromosome 3, partial sequence includes these protein-coding regions:
- a CDS encoding uncharacterized protein (unknown protein; BEST Arabidopsis thaliana protein match is: unknown protein (TAIR:AT5G38790.1); Has 75 Blast hits to 75 proteins in 16 species: Archae - 2; Bacteria - 0; Metazoa - 0; Fungi - 2; Plants - 63; Viruses - 0; Other Eukaryotes - 8 (source: NCBI BLink).), whose product is MEREECSSSESGWTTYISSRMEEEEEEVIDEVYYEGHIIEKDRRKYANEYEINKDSDDSMASDASSGPSYHQTSNRGKRREGLALRNGKGESNDVYSHRIDDKNIGNLISRKKEKKKSENKSRSHKKK